The Arvicanthis niloticus isolate mArvNil1 chromosome 21, mArvNil1.pat.X, whole genome shotgun sequence genome includes the window GGCGAGGTTATGCTCTGGTGAACTATCACAGTCTGACTTGTGCAGCTGAGACAAGGAGCCGGTGCTGTTGTAGCAGGATGACTGTATCACTCCCGTGGAGCCACTGATGCTCATGTCATCAAGAAACCGGAAAATGTCACTGATGTCGTCACTGACAATTTCTGAGTCATCATCCGAGTGCTTCATGGCATGCCTGTCACTGTACTTGGCCTGACCCGAAGGACACAAGTCTTTGCATTTTGGGGGCTCAAGCACATGCTGCTCTGTCTGGGTACCCACACTGCTGGTATCTGAGCTGTGCTGCCCACTGGTGCAGCTGATGCttttgtctttaaacttcttgACTGCTTCATGCTTCTCCAGGTCAACAGGGGACGAGATCTCTTTAGATTTGAGTCCATTTGGTTTCACTGCATAGCCAGCAGGGAGGATCTTCTGTTGATCTTTTGGCACCAGGTAAACTGGATGCCTGTCTGGGCCTGAGAAATTGGGAGTCTGGCTTCCAGAATTTGGGTAACATAGCTTCTCTTCAGAGGGATTTCTATTGAAAAAGGAGCGTTCAAAGTCAGGCACTTCCTCTGTGTTTAGGCTCCAGCTTTTGGCAGGCCATGGAGTCTGTTTACTGGACCTCCCTGGACAGCGCCTGGTATCTTGTGTTCCCATCACTGGAGTGGGTCCAAAATAGGTAGAAGCTTGAAGGTCATCTAAGCTTTCATGCTTCACCCGCCTTTTGTCAGGGATGGGGGAATACACCGGATTCAGGTACTGGTTGTGGTAAGGCATCTCAAAGCTGTGGTTAAAGAAGGCTGGCTTGTGGAGCTCCTTCTGACTCTGGGCCTCTCCATGATCATCTTCTGCTTTGTTAGTTGTACCAACCAAACTGGGGGATACAGTCATGAGATTGTGGAAGTCTTCTTTGAAGATGTTCCTTTTCTGAACACAGGACTGAACCACGAATGGTTCCTCACTGGAAATGAAGGTCTCCTTGATGCCTTGGCTGATGGGCAGAGAGTCCTGATCTGAAATGGACTCGTTCTCAATATTCATGGGGAAATAGGTCCTCTGCATCTCACATGGCTGAGGGCTGGCCACAGAATATGGGGACAGGGCTTGCAGCCTGTCCAGAGAGGCTGCCCGATTTTTCACCTCTTTGCTAACGCCCAACAGGAAGTTGGGCTCAGAGGCAGGGACAAACTGTGGGCATTCCTTACAGTCCATCTTCCGGCATTTGGATGACTGCCTTGTGGGGTAGCCTCGACTGAAGGGCCTCTCACTCAGCTCACAGTTCAGAGGCTCACAAACTGTTGGGCTGCACACCTCGGTGTCCGACCGGCAAGACTCAAAGGATGCCTCCTTCTTGCGCACCTTGTGACAACTTGTGGGCAGCTTCTCCTTGGCAGTGCCCCCATTCATCTGGATCAGGTTGAAGATTGTCACGATATCTGCCGCCACCATGATTTTCTTTGACTGCTGATTATTTACAGAGCATTTCATCTTGTCTTTGAATAAAGTGGCTGGAAAGTTGGGATCGAGGCATGCTGTGTAGAAAAGCACACTTCTCAGTTTGGCCAGCTGAGACAAATCAAACTGGGCACATAGTGACTTGCACAGGTCTTGATAGGAAACGGTACTTTGTTTACTGTCCAATTCTTCTAAGATCTTCACCAAAAAGAGAGAAGCTTCCTGGTTGGCCTCCATGATTTAGATGTGCAAGTTCACTGACTACACTGGAGCATCAGTCAGTTCTATTCTGACAAcagcagaaaagaaagggaggaaagactgTTAGAAACAGTACTACAGCTCTGGGTCCAGATTGTTCCGACCATttaaagaaacacaaggaaaacattTCAATAACTAAAAATGTTTCAGAGCTTTTAAAATGGTCGCAACATTTGACTTAACAATTTCTTTCCTAGAAATCTACCTCAAAGAAACAATCAATGAAAATTAGACATGTTGGTGTTCGCTATATGATATTCATAATAGCAATAAAATTACTGTAAATATccaaataataagaaatacatacaataaaacaaaTTGGGGCACACAATGAGCTTTGCTGAACATGAAAATTtcataaatgtacatttttatactGCAACATAGcagcttaaaaaaacaaactgctAGGACATACAACATAAATAAAGCAAGACAGAGCCAGAGTTAAAAGACACTGTACCTAATGATTCCATTTTAATACCATTCTGAAATATAGATCAGTAActattgatgatgatggtgatgatgatgatgatggtgatgatggtgatttGGTAATGGCATAATGTTTGCTTATtgtagaaattttagaaaagatgaaaaattatgaagaaagataaaagttATTTACAAAACAAGAACAGTATTACAGAACAGTATTAGGGAACTTTGTGAGGGAAGCAATGGGGAAACATTCTAGATCagaagttctcaacctatgggttgcagCCTTTTTGGTTGAATGATTCTTTCACAGGGGTTGGCTAAgtccattggaaaacacagatattatgctctgatttataacagtagcaaaatcacagttatgaagtggcaataaaaataatgttatggacgggggtcaccacaacacaaggatcTGTACTAAAGGGTTGGAGCATTATGAAGGTTGTGATAAACTGTTCTAGATCTTTCGCTAGACATCAGTTACTACACAGACTATTTGTCAAAACCAGCCAAGGCACTGTTAATATCTGTGCTCTTCGTTGTATGTAAAATttataggaaaagaaaatcaaactcaCTATTGAACTTGCAACAGTGTTCTGCATTATAAAGAATTTAGGGGCAAAAGTATAGATGCCTGCAAGTTACTTTgaagtatatatataaaaaaaaatcagacggCTTGGTGATGGATAGACATGTGATCAACCAAATATAGTAAACCGTTAATGGATCCAGATGGTGGATGCGGGATTATTCAAGATAATATTCTTTCAACTTTGCTGCAAGACTGAAAATTTGCATGATAAGATGTCGAGCTAAAGAGAGTACTGCTTCAGAGAGAGATCCGTATTTAAAACCCAAATTTAAACAACTATTTACATTTTAGTACACATCATCTCCCTTCATTTTGGTTTCTAGGAATACATAATTTCAAATCATGAAAAATCTTGCTTTATGCAGATTTATTTTCATAGTCTTTACTCAGTAGTGTACCATACTTTTATTGTAAAAGTTTTATACAAGTTTTAAGGTAAGGCATCATCTGTATGTAGTAATCTTCACACTTTTAAGTGTGTCATTGCTTGCACTTGACGGCTGTATATAGCAAACACAACTGCCACAATGAAGACTATCATTCTAGATGATTTCCCCATGCCCTTTACATACTACTCCTGGCAACTACTGATCAGAATGAGAATAAAATGGAATCCTATAGTACAATGTGTAGTCTCTTCACTCTGGCTTCTTTCATGCTTTATTCATATTGCCTATCCTGTCAGGTTTCTTTTTAACTGATACATTGCACAGTAAGAATGTACGTTTATGAAGTTTTCATGTTCAGTGAAGCTTATTGTGTGTTGTAACCTATTTTACTTATGCATTTCTTATTACTTGGATATGTATAATCATTTTGTTGATATTATGAATACCATATAGTGGACACTGTCATTTCTAATTTTCATTGGCCGGCCAAGCCTGCAGAGGAGAGCTGCCCTGGACAGGTGCAACTACAGAGCTACAGTCCCTCTGCAGGCTTTGTCAGTCCCACTGCAGAGCTTACCACTAGCCATGAATTCCAAAACAAAAGTGGCCTGCAAACTTCCCCTATGGAA containing:
- the Minar1 gene encoding major intrinsically disordered Notch2-binding receptor 1, coding for MEANQEASLFLVKILEELDSKQSTVSYQDLCKSLCAQFDLSQLAKLRSVLFYTACLDPNFPATLFKDKMKCSVNNQQSKKIMVAADIVTIFNLIQMNGGTAKEKLPTSCHKVRKKEASFESCRSDTEVCSPTVCEPLNCELSERPFSRGYPTRQSSKCRKMDCKECPQFVPASEPNFLLGVSKEVKNRAASLDRLQALSPYSVASPQPCEMQRTYFPMNIENESISDQDSLPISQGIKETFISSEEPFVVQSCVQKRNIFKEDFHNLMTVSPSLVGTTNKAEDDHGEAQSQKELHKPAFFNHSFEMPYHNQYLNPVYSPIPDKRRVKHESLDDLQASTYFGPTPVMGTQDTRRCPGRSSKQTPWPAKSWSLNTEEVPDFERSFFNRNPSEEKLCYPNSGSQTPNFSGPDRHPVYLVPKDQQKILPAGYAVKPNGLKSKEISSPVDLEKHEAVKKFKDKSISCTSGQHSSDTSSVGTQTEQHVLEPPKCKDLCPSGQAKYSDRHAMKHSDDDSEIVSDDISDIFRFLDDMSISGSTGVIQSSCYNSTGSLSQLHKSDCDSSPEHNLAKIANGVSSSKGDKCNRPESVHHSEEELKSSVCKLVLRIGEIERKLESLSGVREEISQVLGKLNKLDQKIQQPEKVNVQIDLNSLTSEAPSDDSASPRVFRAHSGSHGPKLENSPDWCCSDASGSNSESLRVKALKKSLFTRPSSRSLTEENSATESKIASISNSPRDWRTITYTNRMSLNEEEIKDAGPANNKDWHRKSKEADRQYDIPPQHRLPKQPKDGFLVEQVFSPHPYPTSLKAHMKSNPMYTDMRLTELAEVKRGQPSWTIEEYARNSGDKGKLTALDLQTQESLNPNNLEYWMEDIYTPGYDSLLKRKEAEFRRAKVCKIAALITAAACTVILVIVVPICTMKS